Proteins encoded together in one Salmo trutta chromosome 3, fSalTru1.1, whole genome shotgun sequence window:
- the LOC115184664 gene encoding transmembrane protein 116 isoform X4 produces the protein MLHFVLQDVSNNTEQNTTTPEDWTVVYFAVRWIQMIMAVLSIVGSGSIIVYATFQHLIRTPEIQPLFLLSVTDLLLAVSWLIGAVLFTQDCDSHATCYNLHIVEQMLYMTSFFYTLNYVWTLYSGLNNRFYSSLHGYPTQCATKLRSFSKIAAVLSCGLPVLLMLPVLVPGNMDHCYTNFSQPYKCLLMHTEALFMSTDLSKMEVDSACRLVHMYSIAVFLAAFLLTFVGIVVLMGKARTVYRRCVSSSGFLGDRQWASLRVLDRHMLLYPSVFFFCWGPVFLAAMILYNPKSVEGVVGVILYILQAFTSSSQGLLNCVVYGWTQTHFRSASKDALRDMDTQTPLLRSQKKGYKTLWSTPSPKPDDIEGSGILPTPH, from the exons ATTTCGTCTTGCAAGATGTCTCAAACAACACGGAGCAAAACACAACAACTCCTGAGGACTGGACTGTT GTGTACTTTGCAGTCAGATGGATCCAGATGATAATGGCAGTGCTAAG CATTGTCGGTTCAGGTTCCATAATTGTTTATGCAACTTTCCAACACCTTATAAGGACACCTGAG ATCCAGCCATTGTTCTTACTGAGTGTGACAGACTTGCTGCTGGCAGTCAGCTGGCTGATAGGAGCAGTACTGTTCACCCAGGACTGTGATAGCCATGCCACCTGCTACAACCTACACATCGTTGAACAG ATGCTGTATATGACCTCGTTCTTCTACACATTGAACTATGTATGGACCCTGTACTCTGGGCTAAATAACAGATTCTACAGTAGCCTTCATGGATACCCAACCCAA TGTGCCACCAAACTGAGAAGTTTCAGCAAGATTGCTGCAGTCCTGTCATG TGGCCTCCCCGTGCTGCTGATGCTGCCAGTGTTGGTACCAGGAAACATGGACCACTGTTACACAAACTTCAGCCAGCCTTACAA GTGCCTTCTAATGCACACGGAGGCACTCTTCATGTCCACTGACTTGAGCAAGATGGAGGTGGACTCAGCTTGCCGCCTGGTACACATGTACAGTATTGCTGTCTTCCTGGCAGCGTTCCTCCTCACCTTTGTTGGCATTGTG GTGCTCATGGGAAAAGCCCGCACTGTTTACAGACGTTGTGTGAGTTCTAGTGGTTTCCTAGGCGACAGGCAGTGGGCGTCGCTTCGTGTTCTGGACCGACACATGCTCCTCTACCCCTCTGTCTTCTTCTTCTGTTGGGGCCcag TCTTTCTGGCAGCCATGATTCTGTACAACCCCAAATCAGTGGAGGGAGTTGTGGGCGTCATTCTGTACATCTTACAG GCCTTCACCTCATCCTCTCAAGGCCTTCTGAACTGTGTGGTGTACggctggacacagacacacttcCGCTCAGCTAGCAAAGATGCTCTAAGGGACATGGACACCCAGACGCCACTTCTGAGATCTCAGAAGAAAGGCTATAAAACTCTATGGTCAACACCATCCCCCAAACCAGATGATATAGAAGGATCTGGTATTCTACCGACACCACATTAA
- the LOC115184664 gene encoding transmembrane protein 116 isoform X3, with product MLHFVLQDVSNNTEQNTTTPEDWTVVYFAVRWIQMIMAVLSIVGSGSIIVYATFQHLIRTPEIQPLFLLSVTDLLLAVSWLIGAVLFTQDCDSHATCYNLHIVEQMLYMTSFFYTLNYVWTLYSGLNNRFYSSLHGYPTQCATKLRSFSKIAAVLSCGLPVLLMLPVLVPGNMDHCYTNFSQPYKCLLMHTEALFMSTDLSKMEVDSACRLVHMYSIAVFLAAFLLTFVGIVVLMGKARTVYRRCVSSSGFLGDRQWASLRVLDRHMLLYPSVFFFCWGPAVFLAAMILYNPKSVEGVVGVILYILQAFTSSSQGLLNCVVYGWTQTHFRSASKDALRDMDTQTPLLRSQKKGYKTLWSTPSPKPDDIEGSGILPTPH from the exons ATTTCGTCTTGCAAGATGTCTCAAACAACACGGAGCAAAACACAACAACTCCTGAGGACTGGACTGTT GTGTACTTTGCAGTCAGATGGATCCAGATGATAATGGCAGTGCTAAG CATTGTCGGTTCAGGTTCCATAATTGTTTATGCAACTTTCCAACACCTTATAAGGACACCTGAG ATCCAGCCATTGTTCTTACTGAGTGTGACAGACTTGCTGCTGGCAGTCAGCTGGCTGATAGGAGCAGTACTGTTCACCCAGGACTGTGATAGCCATGCCACCTGCTACAACCTACACATCGTTGAACAG ATGCTGTATATGACCTCGTTCTTCTACACATTGAACTATGTATGGACCCTGTACTCTGGGCTAAATAACAGATTCTACAGTAGCCTTCATGGATACCCAACCCAA TGTGCCACCAAACTGAGAAGTTTCAGCAAGATTGCTGCAGTCCTGTCATG TGGCCTCCCCGTGCTGCTGATGCTGCCAGTGTTGGTACCAGGAAACATGGACCACTGTTACACAAACTTCAGCCAGCCTTACAA GTGCCTTCTAATGCACACGGAGGCACTCTTCATGTCCACTGACTTGAGCAAGATGGAGGTGGACTCAGCTTGCCGCCTGGTACACATGTACAGTATTGCTGTCTTCCTGGCAGCGTTCCTCCTCACCTTTGTTGGCATTGTG GTGCTCATGGGAAAAGCCCGCACTGTTTACAGACGTTGTGTGAGTTCTAGTGGTTTCCTAGGCGACAGGCAGTGGGCGTCGCTTCGTGTTCTGGACCGACACATGCTCCTCTACCCCTCTGTCTTCTTCTTCTGTTGGGGCCcag CAGTCTTTCTGGCAGCCATGATTCTGTACAACCCCAAATCAGTGGAGGGAGTTGTGGGCGTCATTCTGTACATCTTACAG GCCTTCACCTCATCCTCTCAAGGCCTTCTGAACTGTGTGGTGTACggctggacacagacacacttcCGCTCAGCTAGCAAAGATGCTCTAAGGGACATGGACACCCAGACGCCACTTCTGAGATCTCAGAAGAAAGGCTATAAAACTCTATGGTCAACACCATCCCCCAAACCAGATGATATAGAAGGATCTGGTATTCTACCGACACCACATTAA
- the LOC115184664 gene encoding transmembrane protein 116 isoform X2: protein MLHFVLQDVSNNTEQNTTTPEDWTVVYFAVRWIQMIMAVLSIVGSGSIIVYATFQHLIRTPEIQPLFLLSVTDLLLAVSWLIGAVLFTQDCDSHATCYNLHIVEQMLYMTSFFYTLNYVWTLYSGLNNRFYSSLHGYPTQCATKLRSFSKIAAVLSCGLPVLLMLPVLVPGNMDHCYTNFSQPYKCLLMHTEALFMSTDLSKMEVDSACRLVHMYSIAVFLAAFLLTFVGIVVLMGKARTVYRRCVSSSGFLGDRQWASLRVLDRHMLLYPSVFFFCWGPVFLAAMILYNPKSVEGVVGVILYILQVKLPAALKPTSKTCATSVHGLTFTSSSSSQAFTSSSQGLLNCVVYGWTQTHFRSASKDALRDMDTQTPLLRSQKKGYKTLWSTPSPKPDDIEGSGILPTPH, encoded by the exons ATTTCGTCTTGCAAGATGTCTCAAACAACACGGAGCAAAACACAACAACTCCTGAGGACTGGACTGTT GTGTACTTTGCAGTCAGATGGATCCAGATGATAATGGCAGTGCTAAG CATTGTCGGTTCAGGTTCCATAATTGTTTATGCAACTTTCCAACACCTTATAAGGACACCTGAG ATCCAGCCATTGTTCTTACTGAGTGTGACAGACTTGCTGCTGGCAGTCAGCTGGCTGATAGGAGCAGTACTGTTCACCCAGGACTGTGATAGCCATGCCACCTGCTACAACCTACACATCGTTGAACAG ATGCTGTATATGACCTCGTTCTTCTACACATTGAACTATGTATGGACCCTGTACTCTGGGCTAAATAACAGATTCTACAGTAGCCTTCATGGATACCCAACCCAA TGTGCCACCAAACTGAGAAGTTTCAGCAAGATTGCTGCAGTCCTGTCATG TGGCCTCCCCGTGCTGCTGATGCTGCCAGTGTTGGTACCAGGAAACATGGACCACTGTTACACAAACTTCAGCCAGCCTTACAA GTGCCTTCTAATGCACACGGAGGCACTCTTCATGTCCACTGACTTGAGCAAGATGGAGGTGGACTCAGCTTGCCGCCTGGTACACATGTACAGTATTGCTGTCTTCCTGGCAGCGTTCCTCCTCACCTTTGTTGGCATTGTG GTGCTCATGGGAAAAGCCCGCACTGTTTACAGACGTTGTGTGAGTTCTAGTGGTTTCCTAGGCGACAGGCAGTGGGCGTCGCTTCGTGTTCTGGACCGACACATGCTCCTCTACCCCTCTGTCTTCTTCTTCTGTTGGGGCCcag TCTTTCTGGCAGCCATGATTCTGTACAACCCCAAATCAGTGGAGGGAGTTGTGGGCGTCATTCTGTACATCTTACAGGTAAAACTGCCAGCTGCTCTGAAACCTACATCCAAGACGTGTGCAACCTCAGTCCATGGCTTAACTTTTACTTCCTCATCTTCATCCCAGGCCTTCACCTCATCCTCTCAAGGCCTTCTGAACTGTGTGGTGTACggctggacacagacacacttcCGCTCAGCTAGCAAAGATGCTCTAAGGGACATGGACACCCAGACGCCACTTCTGAGATCTCAGAAGAAAGGCTATAAAACTCTATGGTCAACACCATCCCCCAAACCAGATGATATAGAAGGATCTGGTATTCTACCGACACCACATTAA
- the LOC115184664 gene encoding transmembrane protein 116 isoform X1, whose product MLHFVLQDVSNNTEQNTTTPEDWTVVYFAVRWIQMIMAVLSIVGSGSIIVYATFQHLIRTPEIQPLFLLSVTDLLLAVSWLIGAVLFTQDCDSHATCYNLHIVEQMLYMTSFFYTLNYVWTLYSGLNNRFYSSLHGYPTQCATKLRSFSKIAAVLSCGLPVLLMLPVLVPGNMDHCYTNFSQPYKCLLMHTEALFMSTDLSKMEVDSACRLVHMYSIAVFLAAFLLTFVGIVVLMGKARTVYRRCVSSSGFLGDRQWASLRVLDRHMLLYPSVFFFCWGPAVFLAAMILYNPKSVEGVVGVILYILQVKLPAALKPTSKTCATSVHGLTFTSSSSSQAFTSSSQGLLNCVVYGWTQTHFRSASKDALRDMDTQTPLLRSQKKGYKTLWSTPSPKPDDIEGSGILPTPH is encoded by the exons ATTTCGTCTTGCAAGATGTCTCAAACAACACGGAGCAAAACACAACAACTCCTGAGGACTGGACTGTT GTGTACTTTGCAGTCAGATGGATCCAGATGATAATGGCAGTGCTAAG CATTGTCGGTTCAGGTTCCATAATTGTTTATGCAACTTTCCAACACCTTATAAGGACACCTGAG ATCCAGCCATTGTTCTTACTGAGTGTGACAGACTTGCTGCTGGCAGTCAGCTGGCTGATAGGAGCAGTACTGTTCACCCAGGACTGTGATAGCCATGCCACCTGCTACAACCTACACATCGTTGAACAG ATGCTGTATATGACCTCGTTCTTCTACACATTGAACTATGTATGGACCCTGTACTCTGGGCTAAATAACAGATTCTACAGTAGCCTTCATGGATACCCAACCCAA TGTGCCACCAAACTGAGAAGTTTCAGCAAGATTGCTGCAGTCCTGTCATG TGGCCTCCCCGTGCTGCTGATGCTGCCAGTGTTGGTACCAGGAAACATGGACCACTGTTACACAAACTTCAGCCAGCCTTACAA GTGCCTTCTAATGCACACGGAGGCACTCTTCATGTCCACTGACTTGAGCAAGATGGAGGTGGACTCAGCTTGCCGCCTGGTACACATGTACAGTATTGCTGTCTTCCTGGCAGCGTTCCTCCTCACCTTTGTTGGCATTGTG GTGCTCATGGGAAAAGCCCGCACTGTTTACAGACGTTGTGTGAGTTCTAGTGGTTTCCTAGGCGACAGGCAGTGGGCGTCGCTTCGTGTTCTGGACCGACACATGCTCCTCTACCCCTCTGTCTTCTTCTTCTGTTGGGGCCcag CAGTCTTTCTGGCAGCCATGATTCTGTACAACCCCAAATCAGTGGAGGGAGTTGTGGGCGTCATTCTGTACATCTTACAGGTAAAACTGCCAGCTGCTCTGAAACCTACATCCAAGACGTGTGCAACCTCAGTCCATGGCTTAACTTTTACTTCCTCATCTTCATCCCAGGCCTTCACCTCATCCTCTCAAGGCCTTCTGAACTGTGTGGTGTACggctggacacagacacacttcCGCTCAGCTAGCAAAGATGCTCTAAGGGACATGGACACCCAGACGCCACTTCTGAGATCTCAGAAGAAAGGCTATAAAACTCTATGGTCAACACCATCCCCCAAACCAGATGATATAGAAGGATCTGGTATTCTACCGACACCACATTAA